In one Erinaceus europaeus chromosome 3, mEriEur2.1, whole genome shotgun sequence genomic region, the following are encoded:
- the LOC103110668 gene encoding alveolar macrophage chemotactic factor — protein MSFLPGSAIQCLRPPGSLCLLLALLLLAQGPLASAGPVVFIARELRCVCLTTTPGIHPRMITNLQVIAAGPQCDKVEVLATVKNHKKPVCLDPEAPFIKKVVQKILDSESKKTRKGN, from the exons atGAGCTTCCTTCCCGGCAGCGCCATCCAATGCCTCCGCCCTCCTGGCTCGCTGTGCTTGCTGCTGGCGCTGCTGCTACTAGCGCAGGGACCCCTGGCCAGCG CTGGTCCTGTCGTGTTCATAGCGAGAGAGCTGCGTTGTGTATGTTTAACCACCACACCAGGGATTCATCCCAGAATGATCACTAATTTGCAAGTGATCGCTGCAGGGCCCCAGTGCGACAAGGTGGAAGTGCT TGCCACCGTGAAGAATCATAAGAAACCGGTGTGTCTGGACCCAGAAGCCCCGTTCATCAAGAAAGTCGTCCAGAAAATTTTGGACAG tgaaagcaagaaaacaagaaaaggcaattaa